The genomic interval CGGTGACCAGATCCAACGCCCGCTCCAACGGAACGCCCGCATCCCCCACCGCCATCGCCGAGTTCGACCGACGGGTGAAGCCGCCGGACGCGCGCAGCAGCCAGTCGCCGAGCCGCACCGTCTCGAGCGCCCGCCACCCGAACGCGGCCAGCTGCTGGACCTCGGTCGGCGTAGCGGTGGCCGACCGGCCGGGCGGCATCTCGCGCCGCGCCTCGATACTGGCGACCGCCACCTTCGCGACCGAGCCGTCCCGTCGGCGGACCGACCAATGCTCGGGATCGGCCTCGACGATCTCCCCCACCACGCTGATCGGACCGACCGGTGTGGCCACCCGGAGGGTGACCTGGGTCCCGTTGCGCGGCACCGCCGGGAGCTCGTCAGCCACGAAAATGCGCTCCCGGTTTCGCATGTGGTCCAGGCGACCGTGATACTAGAAGGCGTTGCAGCCGAGGGAGGATCTGAACAGTGACGTACGTCATCGCCGAGCCGTGTGTCGATCTGCTCGACAAGGCGTGTATCGAGGAATGCCCGGTCGACTGCATCTACGAGGGCGCGCGCATGCTCTACATCCACCCCGACGAGTGCGTCGACTGCGGTGCGTGTGAGCCGGTCTGCCCGGTCGAGGCCATCTTCTACGAGGACGATGTGCCCGACAACTGGAAGGACTTCTACAAGGCGAACGTCGAGTTCTTCGAGGAGATCGGCTCGCCCGGCGGCGCATCGAA from Mycobacteriales bacterium carries:
- the fdxA gene encoding ferredoxin — encoded protein: MTYVIAEPCVDLLDKACIEECPVDCIYEGARMLYIHPDECVDCGACEPVCPVEAIFYEDDVPDNWKDFYKANVEFFEEIGSPGGASKTGKIDKDHPFVAALPPQAHDEH